Below is a genomic region from Candidatus Schekmanbacteria bacterium.
CCAGAGATATGATCTTCATGAAATTCTTGCGCCTTAACTCTCTTGCAACAGGTCCGAATATTCGTGTTCCGACCGGCTCCTTCTGGGCATTTATTAGAACAGCCGCATTGTCGTCAAACCTGATATAAGTCCCGTCAGTCCTTCCAAGTTCTTTTCTTGTTCTTACAACCACAGCAAAGACAACATCACCTTTTTTAACAGTTCCATTCGGGGACGCTTCCTTCACCGATGCCCTTATTATGTCGCCTATAGCAGCATACCTGTGTTTTGATCCGCCCATTACCCTGATACACTGGATACTTTTTGCGCCGGAATTGTCAGCCACGTTCAAGTTACTTCTGGTCTGAATCATCTAATTAATCTCCTGATGCAGCAATACACATAAAAAATGTATGAAAACTATCTTTCCGCCCTCGTAATTATCTCTTTTACTATGCTCCGTTTATCCTTGCTAATCGGCCTGGTCTCTATAATCCGGACCTTGTCGCCGAGCTTGCATTCATTCTTCTCATCATGGACCTTAAACTTTACACGGCGTCTGTATATCTTGTTATACTTTGGATGCCGCACAAGCCTTTCGACTGCTACTACAACCGTCTTGTCCATCCGGTTGCTTACTACCGTACCAACCAATTCTTTATTAACTTTCATCTGCCGTTATTCCCGGTTAAATGCCCTATCAGACGTTAGCCGTCTTACTGCTATGCGCCCTCTGATTCAGTATCGTAATGATTCTGGCGCGTTCCCTTCTTACCTGCTTTATCTTGGCAGGAGATTCAGCCTGACCGGAAGAATGCCTGAATTTCAGGTTGAAAAGCTCTTCCGACAGATCTGTTTCCTTTTTTTTCAGCTCTTCGTCTGTAAGTTCTCTTAATTCTTTTGCCTTCATTCAAAAACCTCAAAGGATTTCGTTTTACTGTTTTTACGCACGGGAAACAATCTTTGTCCTGATCCCAAGCTTATGCGAAGCAAGCATCAACGCTTTGGTAGCAACATCTTCCGTAACTCCGCTCATTTCAAAAAGCATTCTCCCTGCCTTTACCGGAGCAACCCAGAACTCTGGGGCTCCTTTTCCTTTTCCCATCCTGGTTTCAGCCGGTTTCTTAGAAACCGGTTTATCCGGGAAAATCCTTATCCAGACTTTCCCGCCTCTTTTAATCGTTCTGGTTATTGCAATACGGCTTGCCTCAATCTGGCGCGCTGTAATTTTTCCGCATTCAAGCGTCTTTAGACCGTATTCACCGAAATCAAGTTTGGACCCTCTTGTAGCCTTCCCTCTCAGTCTTCCCTTCTGCTGCTTTCTATATTTTGTTTTCGATGGCATTAACATTGCCGGTCTACCTCTCTTTTTTTAAACCTGCTTATTTACCTTGCTTCCGTTTCTTTCTCTGGTGCGGCCTTCTCCGGGATAACATTGCCTTTGTAAATCCATACCTTGACCCCTATCAACCCGTACGGTGCTCTTGCTTCTGCAAATCCGTAATCTATATCAGCCTTCAGGGTGTGCAGCGGAACGCGGCCTTCCCTGAACCATTCTGTCCTTGCGATTTCCGCGCCGCCAAGCCTTCCCGCACAGCAGATCTTAATCCCTTGTGCGCCGTAACGGAGCGCGGATGTAATACTCCTCTTCATTGCACGTCTGTATGAGACCCTCTTTAATATCTGCATGGCTATGTTTTCCGCCACGAGCTGAGAGTCCACTTCAGCTTTCTTTATTTCATGTATATTTACGGTAACTATCTTTCCCGTAAGCTTTTTCAGATCATCTTTGAGTTTGTCGACTTCCTGCCCCTTCCTTCCTATAACTATACCGGGCCTGGCAGAATAGATATCAACCTTAAGATTATCAGATGCTCTTTCTATCTCTATTTTTGCCACACCTGCTCTCTCAAGCTTGACCTTAAGAAGCTTCCTTATGGCAAGATCCTGATGAACCTGGTCAGCATAATTTTTAGTAGCAAACCACTTGGAGTCCCAAGTTTTTGTAATTCCGAGCCTAAATCCTAACGGATGAACCTTTTGTCCCACGTCGTAACCTCCGGATCCTACTTGGTCCCTAAAATTATTGTTATATGACTGCTTCTCTTGCGGATGATATCTGCCCTTCCGAAAGCCCTGGGGCTCATCCTTTTCATACTAGGTCCCTCATCCACAAACACCCTGTCTATTACCAGTGTGTCAGGATCGAGCTCAACCTTCTTTGCTTCAGAAACATTCATTACATTCGAAATCGCTGATTTCAAAAGCTTCCTCACGGCAACAGAAGGGTAGCGCGGCGAGAATTCAAGTATTGAAAGAGCTTCATTGGCAGTCTTGCCGCGGATCATGTCAACGACAAGCCTTACTTTTCTCGGGCCGATTCTTAGAAACCGTGCCTTTGCCACTCCTGTTATTTTTTCTGCCTCTGGTTTTTTCTCTATTTCAGCCATTTATTTCTTTCCCGTTACACTTGTAGTTTTTTCAGATTTTTTCCCGGAATGCCCGCGGAATGTCCTCGTCGGGGCGAATTCTCCGAGTTTGTGTCCTACCATATTCTCTGTGACATAAACGGGTATAAACTTCTTTCCGTTGTGTACGGCTAATGTATAGCCTATGAATTCAGGGATGATGGTGCTTCTCCTTGACCAGGTTTTAATAATCTTCTGGTCTCCCCTTGAACGGCTCATCCCCTCGATCTTTTTCTTTAGGGATTCATCAACAAATGGACCTTTCGATACTGAGCGTGCCATCTATCTTTTATTCCTCCCTTTGACTATATATTTATTGCTTGATTTCTTACGGACAGTTTTATATCCCTTAGTCGGTTTGCCCCATGGCGTGCAAGGATGTCTGCCTCCTGATGTTCTTCCTTCTCCTCCGCCGTGCGGATGATCAACAGGGTTCATCGCGACACCCCTTACCTTCGGCCTTTTTCCGAGCCAGCGTTTTCTTCCGGCTTTACCGAGAGAAACATTCTCTATCTCTACATTTCCTATCTGGCCTATGGTGGCAAGACAGTCTTTGCTTATCATCCTTATCTCACCTGAGGGCAGTTTGACCTGTGCATACTCACCATCTTTTGCGAGCAACTGTGCTCCCATTCCGGCGCCGCGTACAAGCTGTCCGCCCTTGCCAG
It encodes:
- the rplN gene encoding 50S ribosomal protein L14, yielding MIQTRSNLNVADNSGAKSIQCIRVMGGSKHRYAAIGDIIRASVKEASPNGTVKKGDVVFAVVVRTRKELGRTDGTYIRFDDNAAVLINAQKEPVGTRIFGPVARELRRKNFMKIISLAPEVL
- the rpsQ gene encoding 30S ribosomal protein S17: MKVNKELVGTVVSNRMDKTVVVAVERLVRHPKYNKIYRRRVKFKVHDEKNECKLGDKVRIIETRPISKDKRSIVKEIITRAER
- the rpmC gene encoding 50S ribosomal protein L29, with amino-acid sequence MKAKELRELTDEELKKKETDLSEELFNLKFRHSSGQAESPAKIKQVRRERARIITILNQRAHSSKTANV
- the rplP gene encoding 50S ribosomal protein L16, producing MLMPSKTKYRKQQKGRLRGKATRGSKLDFGEYGLKTLECGKITARQIEASRIAITRTIKRGGKVWIRIFPDKPVSKKPAETRMGKGKGAPEFWVAPVKAGRMLFEMSGVTEDVATKALMLASHKLGIRTKIVSRA
- the rpsC gene encoding 30S ribosomal protein S3, translated to MGQKVHPLGFRLGITKTWDSKWFATKNYADQVHQDLAIRKLLKVKLERAGVAKIEIERASDNLKVDIYSARPGIVIGRKGQEVDKLKDDLKKLTGKIVTVNIHEIKKAEVDSQLVAENIAMQILKRVSYRRAMKRSITSALRYGAQGIKICCAGRLGGAEIARTEWFREGRVPLHTLKADIDYGFAEARAPYGLIGVKVWIYKGNVIPEKAAPEKETEAR
- the rplV gene encoding 50S ribosomal protein L22, with the translated sequence MTGVAKARFLRIGPRKVRLVVDMIRGKTANEALSILEFSPRYPSVAVRKLLKSAISNVMNVSEAKKVELDPDTLVIDRVFVDEGPSMKRMSPRAFGRADIIRKRSSHITIILGTK
- the rpsS gene encoding 30S ribosomal protein S19, which translates into the protein MARSVSKGPFVDESLKKKIEGMSRSRGDQKIIKTWSRRSTIIPEFIGYTLAVHNGKKFIPVYVTENMVGHKLGEFAPTRTFRGHSGKKSEKTTSVTGKK